A stretch of the Burkholderiales bacterium genome encodes the following:
- a CDS encoding thiazole synthase, giving the protein MDNLIIAGKTYTSRLLVGTGKYKDFAQTRAAIEASGAQIVTIAIRRTNIGQNRGEPSLLDFIPPSTYTILPNTAGCYTAEDAIRTLRLARELLDGHDLVKLEVLGDSHTLYPDIVETLGAAEKLVKEGFKVMVYTSDDPIVAKQLEEIGCVAVMPLASLIGSGMGILNPHNLQIIIANAKVPVLVDAGVGTASDAAIAMELGCDGVLMNTAIAAAQNPVLMASAMKKAVEAGREAYLAGRMPKKIYTASPSSPESGIIGQNKAA; this is encoded by the coding sequence ATGGACAATTTGATCATCGCCGGCAAAACCTATACTTCGCGCTTGCTCGTGGGCACCGGCAAATACAAGGATTTCGCGCAGACCCGGGCCGCGATCGAGGCAAGCGGCGCGCAAATCGTCACCATCGCCATCCGCCGCACCAATATCGGCCAGAACCGCGGCGAGCCCAGCCTGCTGGATTTCATCCCGCCCTCAACCTACACGATTCTCCCCAACACCGCGGGCTGCTACACGGCGGAAGATGCAATCCGCACGCTGCGCCTGGCGCGCGAGCTTTTGGACGGGCATGATTTGGTGAAGCTCGAGGTGCTGGGCGACTCGCATACGCTTTATCCCGACATCGTGGAAACCTTGGGCGCGGCGGAGAAATTGGTCAAGGAGGGCTTCAAGGTGATGGTCTATACCTCGGACGACCCCATCGTGGCGAAGCAGTTGGAGGAAATCGGCTGTGTCGCAGTGATGCCGCTCGCATCACTGATTGGGTCGGGAATGGGCATTCTCAATCCGCATAACCTGCAAATCATTATCGCCAACGCCAAAGTGCCGGTGCTGGTGGATGCCGGCGTGGGCACCGCTTCCGATGCGGCGATTGCGATGGAGCTCGGCTGCGACGGCGTGCTGATGAACACCGCGATCGCCGCCGCGCAAAATCCGGTGCTGATGGCTTCCGCCATGAAAAAAGCCGTCGAAGCGGGGCGCGAGGCGTATCTCGCCGGACGCATGCCGAAAAAAATCTATACCGCCTCGCCCAGCTCTCCCGAGAGCGGCATCATCGGCCAAAACAAAGCCGCGTAA
- the trmB gene encoding tRNA (guanosine(46)-N7)-methyltransferase TrmB: MKPIRSYVLRQGRISNAQKRAHETLLPKYGIPYAASLLDLNRAFGRIAPKILEIGFGMGESTATIAGEHPENDYLAIEVHTPGVGSLLKQIDAAELSNVRIIQHDAMEVLQQMLAPDSFSGVHIFFPDPWPKKRHHKRRLIQPDFVSLLCQRMKTGAHLHVATDWQNYAEHILAVLDAEPGLANTAENYASRPAYRPLTKFEQRGLKLGHRVWDLVFKRIQDIQNNNEAN, encoded by the coding sequence ATGAAACCGATAAGGAGTTACGTCCTGCGGCAGGGCAGGATTTCCAATGCCCAGAAACGGGCGCATGAAACCCTGCTGCCTAAATATGGCATTCCGTATGCCGCATCACTGCTTGATCTCAACCGTGCGTTTGGCCGCATTGCTCCGAAGATTCTGGAAATCGGCTTCGGCATGGGCGAATCCACCGCAACGATTGCCGGAGAGCATCCCGAAAACGATTACCTCGCTATAGAAGTGCACACGCCGGGCGTGGGCAGTCTGCTTAAGCAAATCGATGCCGCAGAATTAAGCAATGTGCGGATTATCCAGCATGACGCTATGGAAGTCTTGCAACAGATGCTTGCACCGGATTCGTTTTCCGGCGTGCATATTTTCTTTCCCGATCCCTGGCCGAAAAAGCGCCACCACAAGCGGCGCCTGATCCAACCGGATTTTGTTTCGCTCCTGTGCCAACGAATGAAAACAGGAGCTCATTTGCACGTAGCGACGGACTGGCAGAATTATGCCGAGCATATTCTCGCTGTGCTCGACGCCGAACCGGGGCTCGCCAATACGGCTGAAAATTACGCCTCACGTCCCGCCTACCGCCCGCTCACCAAGTTCGAGCAGCGGGGGTTGAAGCTGGGGCATCGGGTATGGGATTTAGTCTTTAAAAGAATCCAGGACATTCAAAATAACAACGAAGCGAATTGA
- the thiS gene encoding sulfur carrier protein ThiS: MALTINGEPRHFDERLNLTQLLEKLELKGRRLALERNGEIVPRSRFNDEILRDGDQLEIVIAVGGG, from the coding sequence ATAGCGCTGACCATCAACGGCGAACCCCGCCATTTTGACGAGCGCCTCAACCTCACCCAACTGCTGGAAAAGCTGGAGCTAAAGGGCAGGCGGCTGGCGCTGGAAAGAAACGGCGAAATCGTGCCGCGCAGCCGTTTCAACGATGAAATTCTCCGTGACGGCGATCAGTTGGAAATCGTCATCGCCGTCGGCGGCGGGTAA
- the hemW gene encoding radical SAM family heme chaperone HemW codes for MRAEPPEKQYVEALMADLESVLPQIRDRKIHSVFFGGGTPSIMSAETIDAILTAVRARLTLDACAEITLEANPGTFEATKFAAFRAAGVNRLSIGIQSFNPGHLKALGRIHDDLEARRAVEIAQRHFDNINLDLMYALPGQMPGEALQDIEAAISYSPQHISAYHLTIEPNTLFHRYPPRLPDDELSAQMQATIEEALADNGYRHYETSAFAREGFQSRHNLNYWRFGDYLGIGAGAHSKISMPQRIIRQMRYKQPKEYMNQTLLGTPVQEEHEIASRDLGFEFMMNALRLIEGFPAGLFEERTGLPIIAVQRELDEAERRGLIVRDRRNIAPTLRGQRFLNDLLQIFIQEPGPPGSG; via the coding sequence ATTCGCGCCGAGCCGCCTGAAAAGCAGTATGTAGAAGCGCTGATGGCGGACTTGGAATCGGTGCTGCCGCAAATCAGGGACCGCAAAATTCACAGCGTATTCTTCGGCGGCGGCACGCCGAGCATCATGAGCGCGGAAACGATAGATGCTATTCTCACCGCGGTACGCGCGCGATTGACCCTCGATGCCTGCGCTGAAATTACGCTGGAAGCCAATCCCGGAACCTTTGAGGCAACGAAGTTCGCGGCTTTTCGCGCCGCCGGCGTGAACCGCCTTTCCATCGGCATCCAAAGCTTCAATCCCGGACACCTCAAAGCGCTGGGACGCATCCATGATGATCTTGAGGCGCGCCGCGCCGTCGAAATCGCGCAAAGGCACTTCGATAATATCAATCTGGATTTGATGTACGCGCTGCCGGGGCAGATGCCGGGAGAAGCGCTTCAGGACATCGAGGCCGCAATTTCATATTCGCCGCAGCATATTTCCGCCTACCACCTGACCATAGAGCCGAATACGCTGTTTCATCGTTATCCGCCGCGGCTGCCGGATGATGAGTTGAGCGCGCAAATGCAGGCAACGATAGAAGAAGCTCTGGCGGATAACGGCTACAGGCATTACGAAACTTCCGCTTTCGCGCGGGAAGGCTTTCAATCCAGGCATAACCTCAATTACTGGCGTTTCGGCGATTATCTGGGCATCGGCGCCGGCGCGCACAGCAAAATCAGCATGCCGCAAAGAATAATCCGCCAGATGCGCTACAAGCAGCCGAAGGAGTATATGAATCAGACGCTCCTCGGCACGCCGGTGCAGGAAGAGCATGAAATCGCAAGCCGTGATCTTGGCTTCGAATTCATGATGAATGCGCTGCGCCTCATCGAAGGTTTTCCCGCCGGCTTGTTTGAAGAGCGGACAGGATTGCCGATCATCGCCGTGCAAAGGGAGCTGGATGAAGCGGAACGACGCGGGCTCATCGTTCGCGATCGCCGGAATATCGCGCCGACTTTACGCGGGCAGCGGTTTCTAAATGACCTTTTGCAGATATTCATCCAAGAGCCGGGACCGCCCGGCAGCGGGTGA